A stretch of the Lactuca sativa cultivar Salinas chromosome 9, Lsat_Salinas_v11, whole genome shotgun sequence genome encodes the following:
- the LOC111888131 gene encoding probable WRKY transcription factor 20: MDDQHSPHSHSSTTATSNVDVTGHRRQGGGDVFGLRSAGAGGGAKYKLMSPAKLPISRSNSINVPPGLSPTSFLESPVLLTNMKAEPSPTTGSFFNSSLMQRSITTAAFSLDANCSSRKPLDDSNSGFFEFKPHTQITSVPQSSSAGYQVSTGSNLQRGEPSGQYQNQSEPQSYASASSSAYMSHEETNGLGKHKDAGPTIQVDRSSDDGYNWRKYGQKVVKGSEHPRSYYKCTHPNCEVKKIFERSYTGQITEIVYKGTHDHPKPQPSRRFSAGALMSIQEENLDKLQYANYQPGMSANNVQNPNLDDSGTPVQSPKYANQENTDGIDDEDDPYSKKRRTDFGALDVTPVVKPIREPRVVVQTTSEVDILDDGYRWRKYGQKVVRGNPNPRSYYKCTSAGCNVRKHVERASHDPKAVITAYEGKHNHDVPVVKNSNHDVVGPGNPRARLDDNNNAICLDLVVGNGFPDHPQPPHGATLHSQVHVQNSNFRKVVLWNDVYTNRENDLCRM; the protein is encoded by the exons ATGGATGACCAACATTCTCCTCACTCTCACTCCTCCACCACCGCCACCTCCAATGTCGATGTTACCGGTCATCGCAGACAGGGAGGAGGAGATGTTTTCGGACTCAGATCCGCCGGTGCCGGTGGTGGTGCTAAATACAAGCTAATGTCACCAGCTAAACTCCCTATCTCAAGGTCTAACTCCATCAACGTCCCTCCTGGTCTCAGCCCTACCTCCTTCCTTGAATCGCCTGTCCTCCTGACTAACATGAAG GCCGAACCTTCTCCTACCACAGGTTCTTTCTTTAATTCCTCACTGATGCAAAGGTCAATCACCACTGCTGCATTCTCTTTAGATGCAAATTGTTCTTCAAGAAAGCCCTTGGATGATAGTAACTCTGGTTTCTTTGAGTTTAAACCACACACCCAAATTACATCAGTTCCACAAAGTTCTTCTGCAGGATATCAG GTTTCTACAGGTTCAAATCTTCAAAGAGGAGAACCAAGTGGGCAATATCAAAACCAAAGTGAGCCTCAATCATACGCATCTGCATCTTCATCTGCTTACATGTCTCATGAGGAAACAAACGGATTGGGGAAGCATAAAGATGCGGGACCCACGATCCAAGTTGACAGGTCATCAGATGATGGATACAATTGGAGAAAATACGGACAGAAAGTTGTGAAAGGAAGTGAACATCCAAGAAGCTATTACAAATGTACACATCCAAATTGTGAAGTGAAAAAGATTTTTGAAAGATCTTATACTGGACAAATAACTGAGATTGTGTATAAAGGGACACATGATCATCCTAAACCCCAACCTAGTCGCCGATTTAGTGCTGGTGCTCTTATGTCAATTCAAGAGGAAAATCTTGATAAACTTCAATATGCAAATTATCAACCag GCATGTCTGCAAATAATGTCCAGAATCCCAACTTAGATGACAGTGGAACCCCTGTGCAATCTCCTAAATATGCAAATCAAGAAAACACAGATGGGATTGATGATGAGGATGATCCATATTCCAAAAAAAG GCGAACGGATTTTGGTGCACTTGATGTGACTCCAGTGGTGAAGCCTATCCGTGAGCCACGTGTGGTGGTTCAAACCACCAGTGAGGTTGATATATTGGATGATGGATACCGTTGGAGGAAATATGGTCAAAAAGTTGTGAGAGGCAATCCTAACCCTag GAGTTATTACAAATGCACAAGTGCTGGATGCAATGTAAGAAAACATGTAGAACGCGCGTCACACGATCCTAAAGCAGTTATAACCGCATATGAAGGAAAACACAATCATGATGTTCCGGTTGTTAAAAACAGCAATCATGATGTTGTGGGTCCAGGGAATCCAAGGGCTAGATTAGATGACAACAACAATGCCATCTGTCTTGATCTTGTGGTTGGCAACGGGTTCCCGGACCACCCACAGCCGCCACATGGCGCCACCCTCCACAGCCAAGTACacgttcaaaattcaaatttcagaaAAGTTGTTCTGTGGAACGATGTGTACACaaatagagagaatgatttgtGTAGAATGTAG